The Virgibacillus phasianinus genome includes a window with the following:
- a CDS encoding glycerol-3-phosphate dehydrogenase/oxidase, protein MTVFSSYKRNEIYKEITKQQLDVLVIGGGITGAGISLDAATRGLRTGTIEMNDFAAGTSSRSTKLVHGGLRYLQQFEVKMVAEVGKERAIVYENGPHVTTPEWMMLPFHKGGNFGPFTTNVGLRVYDFLAGVKRDERRKMLSPEEALNREPLIKKEDLKGAGYYVEYKTDDARLTIEVMKKAVQSGAHVINYTKAVDFIYNDDQKIIGVIAQDQLTGEKMKIYAKKIVNAGGPWVDDLREIDGSKKGKTLHLTKGVHLVFSNEQFPLQQAIYFDAPDGRMIFAIPRDNKTYVGTTDTTYEGDIEHPTMTEDDRDYLVKAINYMFPSLGITNEHVESSWAGLRPLIQEEGKSPDEISRKDEIFISDSGLISMAGGKLTGYRKMAEHAVNTVVDQLKREEQIIYTKSQTHDLRISGGEVGGSKGFAEFKKQKIAEAVGKGISEETAQLLVQKYGSNTDVLLSLYENKQKEANVANIDPLVFAQLLYGIEQELVYKPVDFFIRRTGALYFDINWVREHKDAVIDYMADTFKWSAEQKQEYIAELEKLLHEAVTPEK, encoded by the coding sequence ATGACCGTATTTTCAAGTTATAAGCGAAACGAAATATATAAGGAAATAACAAAGCAGCAACTGGATGTCCTTGTAATTGGTGGTGGAATTACTGGTGCAGGAATTTCATTAGATGCCGCCACAAGAGGGCTTAGAACGGGTACTATAGAAATGAATGACTTTGCAGCCGGAACCTCAAGTCGCTCCACTAAACTTGTCCACGGCGGATTGCGTTATCTACAACAGTTCGAAGTGAAAATGGTGGCAGAAGTCGGAAAAGAACGTGCGATTGTTTATGAAAATGGCCCACATGTGACAACACCAGAATGGATGATGCTGCCGTTTCATAAAGGTGGCAATTTCGGCCCATTTACAACAAACGTTGGTTTGCGTGTCTATGATTTTCTCGCAGGTGTTAAAAGAGATGAACGCCGGAAAATGCTTAGCCCAGAAGAAGCACTTAACAGAGAGCCGTTAATCAAAAAAGAGGATCTCAAGGGTGCTGGATATTATGTAGAATACAAAACAGATGATGCCAGATTAACGATCGAAGTTATGAAAAAAGCCGTGCAAAGTGGGGCACATGTAATTAATTATACAAAAGCAGTTGATTTCATATACAATGATGATCAAAAAATAATTGGTGTTATTGCACAGGACCAACTGACTGGCGAAAAAATGAAGATATACGCAAAAAAAATTGTGAATGCTGGTGGTCCGTGGGTTGATGACTTACGAGAAATTGACGGATCAAAAAAAGGCAAAACCCTTCATTTAACAAAGGGAGTTCATCTTGTCTTTTCAAACGAACAATTTCCACTTCAGCAGGCAATTTATTTTGATGCGCCAGATGGCCGGATGATATTTGCTATCCCAAGAGATAACAAAACATATGTTGGAACAACAGATACCACTTATGAAGGTGATATTGAACATCCTACCATGACCGAGGATGACCGTGATTACCTCGTGAAAGCAATTAATTATATGTTCCCTTCACTCGGAATTACAAATGAGCATGTCGAGTCAAGCTGGGCTGGATTACGTCCATTAATACAAGAAGAAGGAAAAAGTCCGGATGAAATTTCACGTAAAGATGAAATATTTATCTCTGATTCTGGTCTAATTTCCATGGCTGGCGGAAAACTAACCGGTTATCGGAAAATGGCTGAACATGCTGTTAACACAGTTGTTGATCAGTTAAAAAGAGAAGAACAGATAATTTACACGAAGTCCCAAACTCACGACCTGCGAATTTCTGGTGGCGAAGTTGGCGGTTCAAAAGGATTCGCTGAATTTAAAAAACAAAAAATTGCCGAGGCAGTTGGTAAAGGGATATCAGAAGAAACAGCACAATTGCTTGTTCAAAAATATGGTTCAAATACTGACGTGCTGCTTTCCTTGTATGAAAATAAACAAAAGGAAGCAAATGTAGCAAACATTGATCCCCTCGTATTTGCCCAGCTTCTGTATGGAATTGAACAGGAATTAGTGTATAAACCAGTTGATTTCTTTATTCGCAGAACTGGGGCACTTTATTTCGATATTAACTGGGTTCGTGAACATAAAGACGCTGTAATTGATTATATGGCCGATACATTTAAATGGTCTGCGGAACAAAAACAGGAATACATTGCTGAACTGGAAAAATTATTGCACGAAGCAGTAACCCCTGAAAAATAA
- a CDS encoding tetratricopeptide repeat protein yields the protein MQDLKEKEKLNNVIPFIPEGNFYFAKGIEAFQRRKFDVAVKWMKKAVEVAPEEPLYHCQLSIVYTEIGAYHAANQLLTKVLQSTGDQYADCYYLLANNYAHLGLLNDAKKYAESYLKYDPDGDFHEEATSLLEMLDIDDVEEDDWEMEVEDELLIYQETVFHHMERMEWDKVLPVLEEMIVLFPEHKMIMHDYTQAIFFSGDQEKAITIEQDTLDEDPNELGSHINLALFYFKCGNEEYRHHIQALLNVYSIHEQQKLKIAATLARTECYQEAYKRFTALSKSALKGHPSYYRWYSIAAYYINLKKKAKALWDEGCARHPMLAKENHPCNM from the coding sequence ATGCAAGATTTGAAGGAAAAAGAAAAATTAAATAATGTAATTCCTTTTATTCCAGAAGGCAATTTTTATTTCGCAAAAGGGATAGAAGCTTTCCAACGGAGAAAATTCGATGTTGCCGTTAAATGGATGAAAAAAGCTGTTGAGGTTGCGCCTGAAGAGCCCTTATACCATTGTCAATTATCGATTGTATATACAGAAATAGGTGCCTATCATGCTGCAAATCAGTTGCTGACAAAGGTTTTACAATCCACCGGAGATCAGTATGCGGATTGTTATTACCTGTTAGCAAATAATTATGCACATTTAGGTCTGTTAAATGATGCAAAAAAGTATGCAGAATCATACCTTAAATATGACCCCGATGGTGACTTTCATGAGGAAGCCACTAGTTTACTAGAAATGCTTGATATTGATGACGTTGAAGAAGACGATTGGGAAATGGAAGTTGAGGATGAACTGTTAATTTATCAGGAAACTGTTTTTCATCACATGGAAAGAATGGAATGGGACAAGGTTTTGCCTGTTTTAGAGGAAATGATCGTACTCTTTCCGGAGCACAAAATGATTATGCATGATTACACACAAGCAATATTCTTTAGCGGCGACCAAGAAAAGGCGATAACGATAGAACAGGATACACTAGATGAGGATCCAAATGAATTAGGATCACATATAAACCTCGCATTATTTTATTTTAAGTGTGGCAATGAGGAATATCGACACCATATTCAGGCATTACTAAATGTATATTCGATTCATGAACAACAAAAGTTGAAAATCGCAGCTACGCTCGCACGCACTGAATGTTATCAGGAAGCGTATAAACGATTTACAGCATTGTCAAAATCGGCTTTAAAGGGTCACCCATCGTACTATCGCTGGTATTCGATTGCGGCATATTATATCAATCTGAAAAAGAAAGCGAAGGCATTATGGGATGAGGGTTGTGCACGGCATCCCATGTTAGCAAAAGAAAATCATCCGTGTAATATGTAA